The window GTATGGTGAAGGTCGGTGATAATTCCGGCTTTAACCATGGGAACATGATCCGGGGCATGTCCTGCGGCACGGCCGGCTTGGGGCAGGGTTAAACCTGCAGCAAAAGCCATGCCTGTGGCAGCGGTGGCACCCAGAAACTGGCGGCGGGTTTGATTCATTGTACTCTCCTTGGTGTTGTAATTAATTTCATGGAATTCAGACAATGCACCCTAAGGATTCTGGCCGGCAAACGTTACACGAGAATCAGCAGAATAATAAAATTTGATTAGGTATCAGATGTGAGGACCCGAAAGGCGCTTAAATTCTTCGGAAGAGTTGATCTGCGTTGATTCACCGCCAAAGTACAAACAACAAAATTTCCCCTCTTTGGATTACATACCGATGGGATCGCCGCAGGCAAACCGGGGTTCGTGCAGGGGGATAAGGATGTCTGCCTCGTTCTTTACCTGCACCATGATATCATAGGCTGAATAGACATCCACATGGGTACCCGGCGGGATGACTGCCATTTCCATGCCTTTGATTTCCGGTGGGGGATTGTAGTTTTCTTCAATGATGCAGAATCCGGTGATGGCAGCTTTGCCTTTTGGTGTATCAATGAATACGGTCAGGCCGCCTTTGGTATGGACCGGCGTATGTTTAACATAGATACCCTCAACAATGGGACTGTCCTGCTTCACTATCATGATCTGCCCGTTTTCCTCCACATCCTCGATATAATCTTCCAGGTACCGGTAATCCAGGGGGTGGGGGTTGTGGATGGATTCAAGTTCCTGTTCATGTACATAGAATATGGCATTTTCACATTTATAATCGTTTTCGCAATGATCGTTGTGCAGATGGGTATGGATAACAATATCAATGTCTGCCGGTGCAAGCCCGTGTTTTTCCAGGCCCTGCTCAAAGGTATAGATTTTTCCGTTAATGGCCTGTTCTCTTTGTCAGACTGAATGGGATTCATTTCACCGGTGTCCACCAGGATATTTTTATCCCCGCCCTTGATTACCCAGCAGAAAATGGGAATGGTGTAGGTTTCGCCCTGGCCGTACTGGTAGGTCATCATGCTCTTGTCAAAGACTTTTGTCCCCATGGCAACGGGGTGGATGGTATAGGTCATTGCACTCCTCAATGCTGCATTTTTTTAAGGCTTAAAACAGTCACTGAACGGATATCCGTGCCTGGGCGGCTCATTCGCGGGGCGGTCACACACTTAAAACGGATTCAAGTTTTTCCGACAGTTTGGCAATATCAAAGGGTTTTAATAAATAATCCCTGCACCCGTTGGCGATCATCTGCCGGATATCTTCTTTCTGGGAGAATCCTGAACATACCAGTACCGGGATCTGTGAATTGATCTGGCGGACGGACTCATAGGTCTGGACCCCGTCCATGCCCGGCATAACCACATCCAGAATCATCAGGTCAATGCCCTTGACGTCATTTTCAACCAAGGATACGGCCTGGGCTCCGGTATCGGCAATAAGGACTTCGTAGCCAAGGGTTTCAAGCATCTCCTTGCACACCTCTATCACCCCTTTTTCATCATCCACCAAAAGCACCCGGCCCTTGCCCGAGATAAGGCGGTTCTCATTGACTGCCGAAGGTAAAACCCGGTCTGTGTAAACCGGCTTTTTTACAGCAGGCAGGAAAAACATGAATACACTGCCTTTGTCGGGGGAGGATTCCACATGAAAAGTGCCTTTGTGCGCTTTAACAATTCCGTACGCTGTGGCAAGCCCCAAGCCGGTACCCCGGCCCCGGGCCTTGGTTGTAAAAAAGGGTTCAAATATGCGGGACATGGTCTCTTTATCCATTCCCGTTCCGGTGTCTGCCACGCAGACACTGATATAATCCCCGGCCTGGGGCAGTCCTATCTTTCGGGCCCGACGGATATCCATGAACACGTTTTGGGATTTCACCACGATCTGGCCGCCTTTGGGCATGGCATGCCAGGCATTGACAAACAGATTCATAAGCACCTGCTTGATCTGAATCTCATCCACGATTATGGGCCACAGTTTTTTGTCCAGCTCATAACGGATGATGATATCTTTTCTGGTGCGGCCGAACATTTTGGCCGAGGATTTAAGCAGATGATTTAAATTCAGGGTAGTGGTGACCTGTCGGTTGTTTTTCCTGGAAAAATCCAGAAGTTGACGTGCCATTTCCGCACCGTTGAAAATATACTCGTCAACATTGGAAAGCCGTTTATATTCCTCCGATTCCCGGCTGAACCCGCTTTTAACAAGGGAGACATACCCCTGTATACCCATAAGAATATTATTGAAATCATGGGCAATGCCGCCGGATAGAGTACCAATGGCTTCCATTTTCTGGGCCTGGCGAAGCTGGGCTTCAAGCCGTATACGGTCGGTGACATCCCTGGCCACGGCATAAATCCCTTTGAAATCGCCCTCTGAGCCGGCGTCCGGCGGGGTAAGCGCCGACGCCTTCATCTCCATGAATGCAAAGGCGGCATACGGGTCATATCTGTTTTCCTGGGCATCGGCTCTTCTGAAACGCAGATTGAGCACCTTGCCGAACAGCTCCGGGGAGGGCCGGCTTTCGGCCTGAAACAGCCGGAACAGTTTGCCGCGGTCCTCCTCATGGAGAATCCCGTCAAACCTGATTCCCTGCAGTTTTTGGGGGAAATACCCCAAAAGGATTTCAAACTGCTTATTTGCAAAAGAAAAACAAAAATTTTCATCCAAAGTGAAAATCAGATCCGGCGAATTGTCAACCATATACTGGTATTGTTTTTCAGAAGCCTCAAGGCGGGAGGCGTAGAATCTTTTTTCAACAATCAGATTTCGCTGGGCAATGGCATTTTTGACGGTTTTGACCAGTTCTGCAAATTCGAAGGGTTTTTTCAGGTAATCCCAGGCACCCTGTTTCAGGGCACTGACCGCAGACTCCACAGAAGCGAACCCGGTCATGATGATGACAAGGACTTCGGGGTCCAGCTCAAACATTTTAGCCATGACCTCATATCCATCCATACCGGGCATGGATATATCCAGCAGCACCAGGTCAAACTTCTGTGTATTTAGCAGGGCCAGGCCCTGCAGGCCGTCATAAGCACAAAAAACACTGTAGCCTTCCCTGGTCAGATGTCGAAAAATGCTTTCAACAATCCGCGCTTCATCATCAACTACGAGAATCTGTTCAGGTTTCATACTGGAATAGATCTATCATGATTTGGCAGACCTCCTGCACAGTTGTACATTTTATTTTTCATAATGGGATTCTGTATTGTTGCACCGGTATTCGTAACGTGTCATTTCTGTATAAGACGAAGATCGTTGAAATGTCAACTCAACACTTAAAAAACTTGACAAAAAAACCATTTTTGTCATTTATACAAATCCCAAAGGGTTTCAACATCCCATTGCCTGATAAAAGCCCACCCCCTTTTTTTGGGGATGGAGTTGACGGATTTTCCCATATTCTGATTCTGAATTGGCCCCACCTGATGGATCCTTGTCGGCGAAATCTTGAAAAAGTGCACCCATGGGCCGAAAATACCTTCCTGAACAGCGTATATTCCAAGCAAGAAATTAATTTGGCTTTTCTCTCCTGGTCTGATACTTAAGAGTAAAAAATGAATCATTTTCCCTGCAAGGCACAGGGACTTTTATATTAACTCTAACACACTGATACAGGAGAGAAATCATGGCTAATTTTTTGTTTGTTCTCAGCAAGGATAATAACGAATCTGCCACAAGATGTTTTCAGTTTGCCAAAATCGCTCATTCAAAAGGCCATCATGTAGATATGTTTTTCATAGACAGCGGTGTTATGTGGGCCAATAAAGACAGGGATCTGACCATCAAAACCGACACGGGTGACTGCCCTGGGGATTACCTTCCCTATCTTGTGGAAAATGAAGTGACCACAGGCATCTGCACGCCGTGTGCTAAAAATCGCGGCCTGGATGAAGCCGGTTTCTTTACCAATATGCAGCTGGACGGCGGCCCCCATCTTATAGACATGGCTGCAGAAGCAAAGGTCTTTAATTTCTAGGGTTGAATCAAAAGCCATTCATTTGCCGTGGATGGCTTTGCCAATTATCCATTCAATGTCGTAATCACTCCCCGCTTGAAGGCCGAAAATATAGACCGGAAATCTTTGCTTCCCTATCAAATGCGATTTGCGCATTGAAAGCGGCATGTTCAAACCGGCAGGGCACAAAACAGACATCGTATCCGGAAATCCGTTCTTGCCGTGCATCACCCTGGGCCAGGAAAGGACCCGCATGAAGAACCAATGATTGCCACACATCCTCCAGCTTTTCCGCGGGAAGGGCCGATGCCATGGTGTCATCAAACATCTTCACGGCCGCCTCGTAGTCTTTCCCAGAAAGAAGTGTAACGAATTCAGCAGCCCGGATTGTAATGTCTGCGGTCTGTGTCTGGACGGCAGCAAGCCCATG is drawn from uncultured Desulfobacter sp. and contains these coding sequences:
- a CDS encoding MBL fold metallo-hydrolase, yielding MNGKIYTFEQGLEKHGLAPADIDIVIHTHLHNDHCENDYKCENAIFYVHEQELESIHNPHPLDYRYLEDYIEDVEENGQIMIVKQDSPIVEGIYVKHTPVHTKGGLTVFIDTPKGKAAITGFCIIEENYNPPPEIKGMEMAVIPPGTHVDVYSAYDIMVQVKNEADILIPLHEPRFACGDPIGM
- a CDS encoding DsrE family protein yields the protein MANFLFVLSKDNNESATRCFQFAKIAHSKGHHVDMFFIDSGVMWANKDRDLTIKTDTGDCPGDYLPYLVENEVTTGICTPCAKNRGLDEAGFFTNMQLDGGPHLIDMAAEAKVFNF
- a CDS encoding response regulator codes for the protein MKPEQILVVDDEARIVESIFRHLTREGYSVFCAYDGLQGLALLNTQKFDLVLLDISMPGMDGYEVMAKMFELDPEVLVIIMTGFASVESAVSALKQGAWDYLKKPFEFAELVKTVKNAIAQRNLIVEKRFYASRLEASEKQYQYMVDNSPDLIFTLDENFCFSFANKQFEILLGYFPQKLQGIRFDGILHEEDRGKLFRLFQAESRPSPELFGKVLNLRFRRADAQENRYDPYAAFAFMEMKASALTPPDAGSEGDFKGIYAVARDVTDRIRLEAQLRQAQKMEAIGTLSGGIAHDFNNILMGIQGYVSLVKSGFSRESEEYKRLSNVDEYIFNGAEMARQLLDFSRKNNRQVTTTLNLNHLLKSSAKMFGRTRKDIIIRYELDKKLWPIIVDEIQIKQVLMNLFVNAWHAMPKGGQIVVKSQNVFMDIRRARKIGLPQAGDYISVCVADTGTGMDKETMSRIFEPFFTTKARGRGTGLGLATAYGIVKAHKGTFHVESSPDKGSVFMFFLPAVKKPVYTDRVLPSAVNENRLISGKGRVLLVDDEKGVIEVCKEMLETLGYEVLIADTGAQAVSLVENDVKGIDLMILDVVMPGMDGVQTYESVRQINSQIPVLVCSGFSQKEDIRQMIANGCRDYLLKPFDIAKLSEKLESVLSV